AATCAACTACATTCATAAAGAAAGAAAATACTTTATTAAACAAAATGAGTTCAAAAAGCAATTGGTGCCAATGAATCCTGATAATCAAGTCAATTATAAGCTCACCCTCAATCTTAAAGAACTGAAAGAAATTACAAATCTCATCAAAAAGTTAGAAAGAATTTTAGAGTTAGATTAATATTTTTAGATAGAATTGAGTGGATCAAAATGTTTTTAGGAATAAAGTTTGCTTATCTTATCTTTAAGAAATAAAATGAAGTGGAGGATAGGATGTCTAAGATTTCAAATCATTATAACCCGTCTTTGATGGTGAGGGATTACCATACTCAAAGGGTTAGTCCGCACGCAAGAAAAGAAGAAAATAAGGAAATTCAAAATCTTTCAGAGAATGATGAAAAGATCAAATTGGCCAAACAAGCTAAGCAGGATAACCTAGCCATAGGGGATTTAGAAAGCCGTCTCAAAAGCTTAAAAGGCATGGATAAAGACGCTAAAGAGTTGGTAGGGATTTCTAAATCTTACGCTCATAACAATGAAAAAGATCGAAGCGATTTTGAGCGTTTTAAAGGCCGTTTGGATAAAGCGATTGATTCTTTCAACCAAAAATCAGGCAACGATAGTTTGAAACTCCCTAGCAATATTGATATTGACGACACGAAGGCTTTGGAGAAATTTTCAAAATCATTAGAAAGTGAGAAAGAAAGCATTCAAAACTCTTTGCACCAGTGGAAAAAACAGCTCGCTGAAACGAATCATTTGAACAAGGAATACAACACCTTAGATAAAACGAGACTGAACGCTCAAAAATTCCAAGATGTCCATGACACAAGCAAGATCACCCCATCTCGCTTGCAAGACTTGCTCGCTTGAAAGAGTTTGCTTATAGCGAGCCTTGTTTAGATGAAGAAGATAAAAAGGCTGTTTTAGAGGTTTTAAATTCCAAACAGCTCACGCAAGGCAAACGCTCTCTGTTATTTGAAGAAGCTTTGTGCGAGTTTTTGGGCGTTAAACATGCGTTAGTGTTTAACAGCGCGACTTCAGCCCTTTTAACGCTTTATAGGAATTTTAGCGGATTTAGCGCTCATTGTAATGAAATAATCACCACCCCTATAAGCTTTGTAGCGACGGCTAACATGCTCTTAGAAAGCGGCTATACACCCGTATTTGCTGAAGTCAAAAACGATGGCAATATAGATGAATTGGCCCTAGAAAAGCTCATTACTAAAAAAACCAAAGCCATAGTGAGCGTGGATTATGCCGGTAAAAGCGTGGAAATAGAAAGCATTCAAAAGCTTTGCAAAAAACATTCTTTGAGTTTTCTTTCTGACAGCTCGCATGCTCTAGGGAGCGAGTATCAAAACAAAAAAGTAGGAGGCTTTGCGTTAGCGAGCGTGTTTAGTTTCCATGCCATTAAGCCTATCACTACGGCTGAGGGGGGAGCGGTGGTTACTAATAATAGCGAATTATATGAAAAAATGAAATTGTTTCGCTCTCATGGCATGCTCAAAAAAGATTTTTTTGAAGGCGAAGTCAAAAGCATAGGGCATAATTTCCGCTTGAATGAAATCCAAAGCGCTTTGGGTTTGAGCCAGCTTAAAAAAGCCCCCCTTTTAATGCAAAAAAGAGAAGAAATCGCTCTAACTTATGATAGGATTTTTAAAGATAACCCTTATTTCACCCCTTTACACCCCTTGTTAAAACACAAAAGCTCTAACCACCTTTATCCTATTTTAATGGATCAAAAATTTTTTACATTTAAAAGATCCATTTTAGAAAATTTGCACAAGCTTGGCATTTTAGCCCAAGTGCATTACAAGCCCATCTATCAATACCAATTGTATCAACAGCTCTTCACAGCCCCATTAAAAAGCGCAGAAGATTTTTATAACGCTGAAATTTCCTTGCCTTGTCATGCGAATTTAGATTTAGAGAGCGTTCAAAACATCGCTCATGGCGTTTTAAAAACTTTTGAGAGTTTTAATAGAATAAGTTCCGTTTAGGGCTTCAAGTCTTAATCATTAAGAATGGTGCGGAAGAAAGGAATCGAACCTTCATGCCTTGCGGCGCTAGATCCTAAGTCTAGTGCGTCTACCAATTTCGCCACTTCCGCACACCGCACACCATCGCATGCACATAAGAGTAAAAAATAAAGAAGCAGTATTTTAGCTGTTTAATCCTTTAAAAATACTGAAAAATTGAAGTTTTTTATAAATTTGGAGTTTTTTCTGGCTTTTAGGGGGTTTTAAATTCTTTTAAGGTATTCTAACGAGACTATATCATTAGATAGTTTTAAGGAAATTAAGGAACACAATGGAAGTTTCACGCAAGAAAATTTACAACCCCGATTCTACAGAAAGTGTGAATGAAAGAAAGATTTTTGGGGGTAATCCTACAAGCATGTTTGATTTGAATAAAATCAAGTATCAATGGGCGGATCATTTGTGGAAAACGATGCTCGCTAACACCTGGTTTGCCGAAGAAGTGAGCATGAACGATGACAAAAGAGATTATTTGAAATTAAGCGCAGAAGAAAAGATCGGCTATGACAGAGCTTTAGCACAACTCATTTTTATGGATAGCTTGCAAACCAATAATTTAATTGACAATGTCAATCCCTTTATCACCAGTCCCGAAATCAATTTGTGTTTGGTGCGTCAAGCTTATGAAGAAGCCTTACACAGCCATGCGTATGCGGTGATGGTAGAAAGCATTAGCGCGAATACTGAAGAAATTTATGACATGTGGCGTAACGATATGCAATTAAAAAGCAAGAACGATTATATCGCGCAAGTGTATATGGAATTAGCCAAAAACCCTACAGAAGAAAACATCCTCAAAGCACTTTTTGCGAACCAGATTTTAGAGGGGATTTATTTTTATAGCGGGTTTAGCTATTTTTACACTTTGGCTAGGAGTGGTAAGATGCTAGGATCAGCGCAAATGATTCGTTTTATCCAAAGAGATGAGGTAACGCATTTGATTTTATTCCAAAACATGATCAACGCTTTAAAGAATGAAAGAGCGGATCTATTCACGCCAAAATTGATTAATGAAGTCATAGAAATGTTTAAAAAAGCGGTAGAAATTGAAGCCTTGTGGGGGGATTATATCACGCAAGGCAAGATTTTAGGGCTAACTTCAAGCCTGATTGAGCAATACATCCAGTTTTTAGCGGATAGCCGTTTGAGTAAGGTGGGTATCGCTAAAGTTTATGGCGTCCAACACCCCATTAAATGGGTAGAGAGCTTTTCAAGTTTCAATGAGCAACGCTCCAATTTCTTTGAAGCTAGGGTGAGCAATTACGCTAAAGGGAGCGTGAGTTTTGATGATTTTTAAGGGGCTTGTTTGAATAGTATCAAAAACCATTTGATGTGTGAAGAAATCCATAAGCGTTTTCATTTGCATCCCAAAGTGAGAGAGGCTATGGAGAGCATTGAAAGGGAGGTTTTTGTGCCAGCCCCCTTTAAACACTTTGCCTACACTTTAAACGCGCTTTCTATGCAAGCGCAACAATACATCTCTTCGCCCCTAACCGTGGCCAAAATGACGCAATATTTAGAAATCGATCATGTGGATAGCGTGCTAGAAATTGGCTGCGGGAGCGGCTATCAAGCGGCGGTGCTGTCTCAAATTTTCAGGCGCGTTTTTAGCGTTGAAAGGATTGAAAACCTGTATTTAGAAGCGCGTTTGCGCCTTAAAAATCTCGGTTTAGACAACGTTCATGTTAAATTCGCTGATGGGAACAAGGGCTGGGAGCAATACGCCCCCTATGACAGGATTTTGTTCTCTGCTTGCGCTAAAAATATCCCTCAAGCGCTTATTGATCAGCTTGAAGAAGGTGGGATATTAGTTGCGCCCATTCAAGAAAACAACGAGCAAGTCATCAAACGCTTTGTGAAGCAAAATAACGCCTTGCGCGTCCAAAAAGTGTTAGAAAAATGCTCGTTTGTGCCTGTCATAGATGGGGTGCAATAAAGATTAAGGCATGATTAAACACTATCTTTTCATGGCGGTTTCGCAAGTCTTTTTCTCTTTCTTTTTAGTGCTGTTTTTTATCTCTTCTATCGTGTTATTAATCAGTATCGCAAGCGTAACGCTCGTGATTAAAGTGAGCTTTTTGGATCTAGTGCAACTCTTTTTGTATTCCTTGCCAGGAACCATTTTTTTTATTTTGCCGATCACTTTTTTTGCGGCTTGCGCTTTGGGGCTTTCAAGGCTTAGCTATGACCATGAACTATTAGTGTTTTTCTCTTTAGGGGTTTCGCCTAAAACAATGACTAAAGCGTTTGTGCCTTTAAGTCTGTTAGTGAGCGCGATTTTATTGGTGTTTTCGCTTATTTTAATCCCCACTTCTAAGAGCGCTTATTACGGGTTTTTGCGTCAAAAAAAAGACAAAATTGATATTAATATCAGAGCCGGTGAATTCGGGCAAAAATTAGGCGATTGGCTCGTGTATGTAGATAAAGCTGAAAACAATTCCTATGATAATTTAGTGCTTTTTTCCAATAAAAGCCTCTCTCAAGAAAGCTTCATTCTGGCTCAAAAAGGCAATATCAACAACCAAAACGGCGTGTTTGAATTGAATTTATACAGCGGGCATGCGTATTTCACTCAAGGCGATAAAATGCGTAAAGTTGATTTTGAAGAATTGCATTTGCGCAACAAGCTCAAGTCTTTCAATTCTAATGATGCGGCCTATTTGCAAGGCACGGATTATTTGGGTTATTGGAAAAAAGCCTTTGGTAAAAACGCTAATAAAAATCAAAAACGCCGTTTTTCTCAAGCGATTTTAGTTTCATTGTTCCCTTTAGCGAGCGTGTTTTTAATCCCCTTATTTGGCATCGCCAACCCGCGATTCAAAACGAACTGGAGTTATTTTTATGTCCTTGGAGCGGTTGGGGTTTATTTTTTAATGGTGCATGTGATTTCTACGGATTTGTTTTTGATGACCTTTTTCTTCCCCTTTATTTGGGCGTTTGTCTCTTATTTGTTGTTTAGAAAATTCATTTTAAAGCGTTATTAAATGCGTTGTTTTAAGGCTACTATCGCTTATGATGGGGCGTATTTTTTAGGCTATGCCAAGCAGCCTAACAAACTCGGCGTTCAAGATAGAATAGAAAGCGCTTTAAACGCGCTAGGGATTAAAAGCGTTGTGGTTGCGGCTGGGCGCACGGATAAAGGCGTGCATGCGAACAATCAAGTGCTGTCTTTTTGCGCTCAAAAACACTGGAATGCCGCTAAATTATTTTATTATCTAGCCCCTAAACTCGCCCCGCATATTGTCTTAAAAAAACTAGAAGAAAAAAACTTCCATGCGCGTTTTGACGCTCAAAAAAGAGCGTATCGTTACCTTTTGACGAAGAATTTAAAAACGCCTTTTTTAGCGCCTTATATCGCTTGTGGGGATTATGGCTCACTAGATTTATTAAACAGCGCTTTAAAGCAATTCACAGGCAAGCATGATTTTTCTTTGTTTAAAAAAGAAGGCGGGGCTACAACCGATCCTAATCGCATCATTTTTAACGCTTTTGCTTATACAGCCTTTATCATGGGGCATGAGTGCGTGGTGTTTAAAATCATTGGCGACGCGTTTTTACGCTCCAGTGTGCGTTTGATCATTCAAGCATGCGTTCAATATTCCTTAGAAAAAATCACGCTCGCTGAAATTCAAGCACAAATCCATAACATTAAAGCCACTATAAAAACGCCCATAATGGCTAATGGCTTGTATTTGCACAGGGTGTATTATTGAAATCTTAAAAGGTGTTCTTCCCAATCTAGAGCGCTTTTGATAATGGTGTCCAGGTTGTCATAAAGGGGTTTGAAAGGGGTGTTTTGTAAGATTTTAGCGTTATTGGCAATAAGGCTTGCTGGATCGCCCTGTCGTTTGTCTAAAATTTCCACTAAAAAATCCTTATTTGAGATTTCTTTGACCTTTTCTACCACTTCTTTCACGCTATGGCCTTGATTGTAGCCGACATTATAGATCTCGCTCTTATTTTTTTCTAAAAGAGTGTGATAGCTCGCTAAATGTGCGTTAGCCAAATCATCTACATGGATATAATCCCTAATGCAAGTGCCATCTCTAGTGGGGTAATTAGTGCCAAAAATCCCCATTTTTTTCCTTTTCCCCACCGCGCATTCGCATGCGATTTTGATCAAATGCGTGGCGTTGAGCGTGCGCTGCCCTAAAGTGTAGGGGGTGGTATAATCATTGCGCATGCATGCCCCAGCCACATTGAAATAGCGCAAAATAACGCATTTAAAATCCGCTATTTTAGAAGTGTCTAACAAGATCCTTTCGCTCATCATTTTAGACGCTCCATAAGGATTAATGGGGTTTAAGGGGCTTTCTTCATTCAAGCTTGAACTAGATTCGCCATAAACCACGGCCGTGGAAGAAAAAATAAAACGCTTGATTGCATGTTTTAAGCAAAGTTTGACAAGCTCTAAAGTGTTGAGCGTGTTGTTGGTGTAGTATTCTAAAGGCAAGTGCGTGGATTCTTCTACTGAGATTTTAGCTCCAAAGTGCAAAATGGATTCAATAGGGTCTTTTAGCTGTTGCTTATTTAAAAAGGCGTCTAATTTGTGCGTTTCATTCAAATTCGCTTGAATAAACACAACCCTATTAGGGTAGTAATGCTCTAACGCTTTGATATGCTCTAAAAAACCGGTGCTTAAGTCATCTACAATAATGATGTTTTCTTTGGTTTTTTCTAAAAACGCCCTTGCGGTATGCGAGCCTATATACCCGCACGCTCCTGTGAATAATAATGCCATAAAACCCCTTTTAAAATGAAAAAATAACAACTATTATAACATCTTAATCCCATTTATCATTTAAGGATTTCTTAAGAAAATTTAATCTATAATTTCGTCTTTATTGACTTTAAGGGCTTATAGCTCAGGTGGTTAGAGCGCACCCCTGATAAGGGTGAGGTCGGAGGTTCGACTCCTCCTAAGCCCACCATTTCTTACCATCTTTGGGGAATTAGCTCAGCTGGGAGAGCGCCTGCTTTGCACGCAGGAGGTCAGCGGTTCGATCCCGCTATTCTCCACCATTGTTTTCTCCTTAAATTTTTTTCTTAATTTTTTCTTTTTGTCAGTCGTGTCTTGGTTGAGAAATCTTAAACGATTGGATCGTCTTTGTTTAACGCCGCAAGTCTTTTAACTCAAAGCTCCTTGATGAAAGATTAAGTTGGATTGAGACTTTTTGTTTGCTTTGTTCTTTATATTGTGCAAAATCTCTTTTGCTTTGTAATCTTTCGCTTTCTATCTTTGGCGGCTTTATCGGCTTATATTTGCTCTAAGGGGCTTAAAATTTTGGTGTCAATTCATTTAAATTTTCTGTATTTTT
The sequence above is drawn from the Helicobacter pylori genome and encodes:
- a CDS encoding Laminin subunit alpha-2 precursor produces the protein MSKISNHYNPSLMVRDYHTQRVSPHARKEENKEIQNLSENDEKIKLAKQAKQDNLAIGDLESRLKSLKGMDKDAKELVGISKSYAHNNEKDRSDFERFKGRLDKAIDSFNQKSGNDSLKLPSNIDIDDTKALEKFSKSLESEKESIQNSLHQWKKQLAETNHLNKEYNTLDKTRLNAQKFQDVHDTSKITPSRLQDLLA
- the pseC gene encoding UDP-4-amino-4,6-dideoxy-N-acetyl-beta-L-altrosamine transaminase, coding for MKEFAYSEPCLDEEDKKAVLEVLNSKQLTQGKRSLLFEEALCEFLGVKHALVFNSATSALLTLYRNFSGFSAHCNEIITTPISFVATANMLLESGYTPVFAEVKNDGNIDELALEKLITKKTKAIVSVDYAGKSVEIESIQKLCKKHSLSFLSDSSHALGSEYQNKKVGGFALASVFSFHAIKPITTAEGGAVVTNNSELYEKMKLFRSHGMLKKDFFEGEVKSIGHNFRLNEIQSALGLSQLKKAPLLMQKREEIALTYDRIFKDNPYFTPLHPLLKHKSSNHLYPILMDQKFFTFKRSILENLHKLGILAQVHYKPIYQYQLYQQLFTAPLKSAEDFYNAEISLPCHANLDLESVQNIAHGVLKTFESFNRISSV
- a CDS encoding ribonucleotide-diphosphate reductase subunit beta, with protein sequence MEVSRKKIYNPDSTESVNERKIFGGNPTSMFDLNKIKYQWADHLWKTMLANTWFAEEVSMNDDKRDYLKLSAEEKIGYDRALAQLIFMDSLQTNNLIDNVNPFITSPEINLCLVRQAYEEALHSHAYAVMVESISANTEEIYDMWRNDMQLKSKNDYIAQVYMELAKNPTEENILKALFANQILEGIYFYSGFSYFYTLARSGKMLGSAQMIRFIQRDEVTHLILFQNMINALKNERADLFTPKLINEVIEMFKKAVEIEALWGDYITQGKILGLTSSLIEQYIQFLADSRLSKVGIAKVYGVQHPIKWVESFSSFNEQRSNFFEARVSNYAKGSVSFDDF
- the pcm gene encoding protein-L-isoaspartate O-methyltransferase, whose product is MNSIKNHLMCEEIHKRFHLHPKVREAMESIEREVFVPAPFKHFAYTLNALSMQAQQYISSPLTVAKMTQYLEIDHVDSVLEIGCGSGYQAAVLSQIFRRVFSVERIENLYLEARLRLKNLGLDNVHVKFADGNKGWEQYAPYDRILFSACAKNIPQALIDQLEEGGILVAPIQENNEQVIKRFVKQNNALRVQKVLEKCSFVPVIDGVQ
- a CDS encoding LptF/LptG family permease, producing MIKHYLFMAVSQVFFSFFLVLFFISSIVLLISIASVTLVIKVSFLDLVQLFLYSLPGTIFFILPITFFAACALGLSRLSYDHELLVFFSLGVSPKTMTKAFVPLSLLVSAILLVFSLILIPTSKSAYYGFLRQKKDKIDINIRAGEFGQKLGDWLVYVDKAENNSYDNLVLFSNKSLSQESFILAQKGNINNQNGVFELNLYSGHAYFTQGDKMRKVDFEELHLRNKLKSFNSNDAAYLQGTDYLGYWKKAFGKNANKNQKRRFSQAILVSLFPLASVFLIPLFGIANPRFKTNWSYFYVLGAVGVYFLMVHVISTDLFLMTFFFPFIWAFVSYLLFRKFILKRY
- the truA gene encoding tRNA pseudouridine(38-40) synthase TruA, yielding MRCFKATIAYDGAYFLGYAKQPNKLGVQDRIESALNALGIKSVVVAAGRTDKGVHANNQVLSFCAQKHWNAAKLFYYLAPKLAPHIVLKKLEEKNFHARFDAQKRAYRYLLTKNLKTPFLAPYIACGDYGSLDLLNSALKQFTGKHDFSLFKKEGGATTDPNRIIFNAFAYTAFIMGHECVVFKIIGDAFLRSSVRLIIQACVQYSLEKITLAEIQAQIHNIKATIKTPIMANGLYLHRVYY
- the galE gene encoding UDP-glucose 4-epimerase GalE, with the protein product MALLFTGACGYIGSHTARAFLEKTKENIIIVDDLSTGFLEHIKALEHYYPNRVVFIQANLNETHKLDAFLNKQQLKDPIESILHFGAKISVEESTHLPLEYYTNNTLNTLELVKLCLKHAIKRFIFSSTAVVYGESSSSLNEESPLNPINPYGASKMMSERILLDTSKIADFKCVILRYFNVAGACMRNDYTTPYTLGQRTLNATHLIKIACECAVGKRKKMGIFGTNYPTRDGTCIRDYIHVDDLANAHLASYHTLLEKNKSEIYNVGYNQGHSVKEVVEKVKEISNKDFLVEILDKRQGDPASLIANNAKILQNTPFKPLYDNLDTIIKSALDWEEHLLRFQ